From the genome of Blastocatellia bacterium, one region includes:
- a CDS encoding VWA domain-containing protein, translating into MRPLHNNDRQMRDEKRHRGLRASHALVWALAAWLGMSVVVWPQQAPSAQGAQKKGEPQSRGEEVGEVVALTAELVILDVTVVDRRNHVVADLGKERFAVYENGVRQEIAFFSREETPVSLGLVLDTSGSMRRKLNKVVAAAKSLMRQSHSEDEYFLVEFKGQAELLEDFTQDVSLIHDALDNLIAGGQTALLDAVYLSVEHAQKYGKHRRKAILVVTDGEDRNSYYTREQVLERLRGSEVQVYVVGFTEGLGEATIFRQTESRRLSGQEKRARKLLEELARESGGRAFFPQSLDELDAIASAIARELRTQYAIGYYPSNPERDGSWRTVRVEVISDKERGPLTARTRAGYYAVRKAAAKPPSR; encoded by the coding sequence ATGCGACCTCTCCACAACAATGATCGGCAGATGCGCGACGAGAAGCGACATCGCGGTCTTCGCGCCTCCCACGCTCTTGTTTGGGCGCTTGCCGCATGGCTCGGGATGAGCGTCGTCGTTTGGCCGCAGCAAGCGCCATCTGCTCAAGGAGCGCAGAAGAAGGGTGAGCCTCAGTCGCGGGGGGAGGAGGTCGGAGAGGTCGTCGCGCTGACGGCTGAGCTGGTCATCCTCGATGTCACCGTCGTTGATCGGCGCAATCACGTGGTCGCCGATCTGGGGAAGGAACGCTTCGCTGTCTATGAGAACGGCGTGCGGCAAGAGATCGCGTTCTTCAGTCGGGAAGAGACGCCGGTGAGCCTCGGCTTGGTGCTCGACACCAGCGGGAGCATGCGGCGCAAGCTCAACAAGGTCGTTGCCGCCGCCAAGAGCCTCATGCGTCAGAGCCATTCCGAAGACGAGTATTTCCTAGTCGAGTTCAAAGGACAGGCGGAGCTGCTGGAAGATTTCACGCAGGATGTCTCCCTCATTCACGATGCCCTCGATAATCTCATCGCGGGTGGACAGACGGCGCTCCTGGACGCCGTCTACCTCTCGGTCGAGCACGCGCAGAAATACGGCAAACATCGGCGTAAGGCGATCCTGGTCGTCACTGATGGCGAGGATCGCAACAGTTACTACACCCGAGAGCAAGTGCTGGAGCGGCTGCGCGGGTCTGAGGTGCAGGTCTATGTCGTCGGCTTCACCGAGGGGCTCGGAGAGGCGACTATCTTCCGACAGACGGAGAGCCGCCGCTTGAGCGGCCAAGAGAAGAGAGCGCGCAAGCTTCTCGAAGAGTTGGCCCGCGAGTCCGGCGGGCGCGCCTTCTTCCCGCAGAGCCTCGATGAGCTGGACGCCATCGCCAGCGCCATCGCGCGAGAGCTGCGCACGCAATATGCCATCGGCTACTATCCGAGCAATCCCGAGCGAGATGGGAGCTGGCGCACGGTTCGCGTCGAAGTCATCTCCGACAAGGAGCGCGGCCCCCTGACAGCGCGAACGCGCGCCGGGTATTACGCCGTGAGGAAAGCCGCCGCGAAGCCACCGTCGCGGTGA
- a CDS encoding gluconolaconase, with protein sequence MRPAIISVSPPAGVDGGEVIITCQNLDTSRFGRFRVLFGDVAGRIVGASPHRVTVAVPGEAGREPQPVPLAIEVNGERSSSVPFLVGRLIATELHPVTNPAYDIESGYIYVTYSGSRGQKVPCSIYRISPLGEKSEFLHDIMNATAIAFDREGTMFVTSRYDGTVYRISPFKEAEPFARDLGIATGLAFDREGRMFVGDRSGTIFAVNEIGEAKPFVELEPSVSAYHLAFGPDGHLYVTGPTASSNESIYRISPDGEVSFFFTGLGRPQGLAFDVEGNLYVAASWRGRRGIVKITPRGEADLFVAGKTLVGLAFDDAGNMILASTQGEIYMLPMGIRGYLLELW encoded by the coding sequence ATGAGGCCAGCGATCATCAGCGTCTCGCCGCCGGCTGGCGTTGACGGCGGAGAAGTGATCATCACGTGCCAGAATCTGGATACGAGCCGATTCGGGCGCTTTCGCGTTCTCTTCGGGGACGTGGCCGGGCGCATCGTCGGCGCCTCGCCGCATCGGGTGACGGTCGCTGTTCCGGGCGAGGCGGGACGAGAACCGCAACCAGTGCCGCTCGCGATTGAGGTCAATGGCGAGCGCAGTTCGAGCGTCCCCTTCCTGGTCGGCCGCTTGATCGCCACGGAATTGCACCCGGTGACGAATCCCGCTTACGACATCGAGAGCGGCTACATCTACGTCACCTACAGCGGTAGTCGAGGGCAGAAGGTCCCGTGCTCGATCTATCGCATCTCGCCCCTTGGGGAGAAGAGCGAGTTCCTGCACGACATCATGAATGCGACGGCGATCGCCTTCGATCGCGAGGGAACGATGTTCGTGACGAGCCGCTACGATGGGACGGTCTACCGAATCTCGCCCTTCAAAGAAGCGGAACCCTTCGCTCGCGATCTGGGCATCGCGACGGGCTTGGCGTTCGATCGTGAGGGGCGCATGTTCGTCGGCGATCGCAGCGGGACGATCTTCGCCGTGAACGAGATCGGTGAAGCGAAGCCTTTCGTGGAACTGGAGCCGAGTGTCTCGGCCTATCATTTGGCCTTCGGCCCCGATGGCCATCTGTACGTGACCGGACCGACGGCATCCAGCAACGAGTCCATTTATCGGATTTCTCCCGACGGAGAGGTGAGCTTCTTCTTCACGGGACTCGGGCGGCCGCAAGGGCTCGCCTTCGACGTGGAGGGGAATCTCTATGTGGCCGCCAGTTGGCGCGGGCGCCGCGGCATCGTCAAGATCACCCCGCGGGGCGAAGCGGACCTTTTCGTCGCGGGGAAGACGCTCGTCGGTCTGGCCTTCGACGATGCCGGCAATATGATCTTGGCGAGCACGCAAGGGGAGATTTACATGCTCCCCATGGGGATTCGGGGATACCTGCTCGAGTTGTGGTGA
- a CDS encoding VWA domain-containing protein, which translates to MKALSAATVGSLLWLVTPFILAQTPSVQGMPSTGQRAPSEQMPAVRLGTNLVIVPVTVMDPYDRFVTGLRKEHFEIYDEKIKQEIVFFSEEDAPLSIGIIFDVSGSMREKITRARAALRRFLDTSHPDDEFFVIAFNHRVQLVQDFTMSTETIMSKLMLIAPEGRTALYDAAYLGIEKVRQGKHARKALLIISDGQDNSSRYTYGQLRDLVKESDVQIYAIGIFGLNERATSNEALGRSILEEITSLTGGRAFFPDTPVELDDVLTRIALELRHQYSLGFYPTNISREGEWRRIRVRVNPPRGLPRLTVRAREGYYATSPQQ; encoded by the coding sequence ATGAAAGCCCTGAGCGCCGCTACGGTCGGATCTCTCCTCTGGCTCGTCACTCCGTTTATCCTGGCGCAGACGCCTTCCGTTCAGGGGATGCCTTCCACTGGACAACGAGCCCCTTCGGAGCAAATGCCGGCTGTCCGGCTGGGCACGAACCTCGTCATCGTCCCGGTCACGGTCATGGATCCGTATGACCGGTTCGTCACCGGTTTGCGAAAGGAACATTTCGAGATCTACGACGAGAAGATCAAGCAGGAGATCGTCTTCTTCAGCGAGGAAGACGCCCCCCTCTCCATCGGCATCATCTTCGACGTCTCCGGCAGCATGCGCGAGAAGATCACTCGCGCCCGCGCCGCCCTGCGGCGGTTTCTAGACACCAGCCATCCCGACGACGAGTTCTTCGTGATCGCCTTCAATCATCGGGTGCAGCTCGTTCAGGACTTCACCATGAGCACCGAGACGATCATGTCCAAGCTGATGCTCATCGCTCCGGAGGGACGTACGGCGCTCTATGATGCCGCGTACCTGGGGATCGAGAAGGTGCGACAGGGCAAACATGCGCGCAAGGCCCTGCTCATCATCAGCGATGGGCAGGATAACTCCTCGCGATATACCTACGGCCAGTTGCGCGACCTGGTGAAAGAGTCCGACGTGCAGATCTACGCCATCGGCATCTTCGGGTTGAACGAGCGGGCGACCTCGAACGAGGCGCTCGGTCGCTCGATTCTGGAGGAGATCACCTCGCTCACGGGCGGACGCGCCTTCTTCCCAGATACGCCCGTTGAACTCGATGACGTGCTCACTCGGATCGCTCTCGAGCTGCGCCATCAGTACAGCCTCGGGTTCTATCCAACGAACATCTCCCGCGAAGGCGAGTGGCGCCGAATTCGCGTGCGCGTCAACCCGCCGCGCGGATTGCCTCGGTTGACCGTTCGAGCCCGCGAGGGATACTATGCGACCTCTCCACAACAATGA
- the dnaB gene encoding replicative DNA helicase — MSGVYEDSAVTLPHAVETERSILGLILLDNTALHHVLAHLNREDFYVDAHRRIFEKMIALYEKGRPVDPITLKEELAASGELEQVGGAVAIARLMDGLPQLQNIEHYVRIVREKSLLRKLIRAAQQIITECLGAPEDPEEVIDRAQAAILRIAEERATRGFVGIGEIARAQLLHVEQMAGRPQMITGLPTGFTDLDQMTSGLQSGDMIIVAGRPSSGKTSFALSIAQNVAEKGYTVGIASLEMSKEQLVQRMLCSAARINLHRFRGGFLSREEWGRLAEALGRLAACKIFIDDTPAMTPLELRAKARRLKHEKGLDLLIVDYLQMMATRGRFENRQQEVSAISRELKQIAKDLNVPLIAVSQLSRAPEARTSHRPQLSDLRDSGSLEQDADVVLFVYREEMYNPGEENEGIAEIIIGKQRNGPTGSVQVAFVKEFTRFENLWQE, encoded by the coding sequence ATGTCGGGGGTCTACGAAGATTCGGCGGTCACATTGCCGCACGCGGTCGAGACGGAGCGTTCGATCCTCGGCCTCATCCTACTCGATAATACCGCGCTGCATCACGTCCTGGCTCACCTGAATCGCGAGGACTTTTACGTGGACGCTCATCGGCGCATCTTCGAGAAGATGATCGCGCTCTACGAGAAGGGACGTCCCGTGGACCCGATCACCCTCAAGGAGGAACTGGCGGCTTCGGGCGAATTGGAGCAGGTGGGGGGAGCCGTGGCCATCGCCCGATTGATGGACGGCCTGCCGCAGCTTCAGAACATCGAGCACTACGTCCGCATTGTTCGCGAGAAATCGCTCTTGCGGAAATTGATTCGCGCCGCCCAGCAGATCATCACCGAATGTTTGGGTGCTCCTGAGGATCCTGAGGAGGTCATCGATCGCGCCCAAGCGGCGATCCTGCGCATTGCTGAAGAGCGCGCGACGCGTGGCTTTGTCGGCATCGGGGAGATCGCGCGCGCGCAGCTCCTTCACGTCGAGCAGATGGCTGGTCGGCCGCAGATGATCACGGGATTGCCGACGGGATTCACCGATTTGGATCAAATGACCTCGGGGCTTCAATCTGGCGATATGATCATCGTCGCTGGGCGGCCCTCCTCGGGGAAGACGAGCTTCGCGCTCTCGATCGCTCAAAATGTCGCCGAGAAGGGATACACGGTCGGGATCGCCAGCCTCGAGATGAGCAAGGAGCAGCTCGTGCAGCGCATGCTCTGCTCCGCCGCGCGGATCAATCTCCATCGGTTTCGTGGAGGATTCTTGAGCCGCGAGGAATGGGGGCGCTTGGCGGAAGCCTTGGGGAGGCTGGCGGCGTGCAAGATCTTCATTGACGATACGCCCGCGATGACGCCGCTGGAGTTGCGCGCCAAAGCGCGACGCCTCAAGCATGAGAAGGGATTGGATCTGCTCATCGTGGATTACCTGCAGATGATGGCCACCCGAGGACGATTCGAGAATCGGCAGCAGGAGGTCTCAGCCATCTCGCGCGAGCTGAAGCAAATCGCCAAGGATTTGAACGTGCCATTGATCGCCGTGAGTCAGCTCTCGCGCGCGCCCGAAGCGCGAACCAGTCACCGACCGCAGCTCTCGGACTTGCGCGACTCGGGATCGCTCGAACAGGATGCCGATGTGGTGCTCTTCGTCTATCGCGAGGAGATGTACAATCCGGGCGAGGAGAACGAAGGGATCGCCGAGATCATCATCGGAAAGCAACGCAACGGGCCGACGGGGAGCGTGCAGGTGGCCTTCGTGAAGGAGTTCACGCGGTTCGAGAATCTCTGGCAGGAATAG
- a CDS encoding site-2 protease family protein, with amino-acid sequence MIERSIGDFILWFVVFLFSLSLHEAAHAWTANRFGDYTAYYLGRVTLNPAAHVDLFGTILFPIFSFFSGVPLIGWAKPVPVNPLHLRETRKHHILVSLAGPGSNLLLAGIFLGLILLLSLNWEATARSLGGMFIPLGKMLLIGLMLNVALAVFNLIPIPPLDGHWVLYHLLPEHAADVFDQIRPLGIFLLYGLMLLGVLRLVFAPVFWLIVNIRPVTELYLLVR; translated from the coding sequence TTGATCGAACGCAGCATCGGCGATTTCATCCTTTGGTTCGTCGTCTTCCTCTTCTCCCTCTCGTTGCACGAAGCGGCGCACGCGTGGACGGCGAACCGATTCGGGGATTACACGGCGTATTATCTTGGCCGGGTGACGCTCAATCCGGCCGCCCACGTGGATCTCTTCGGCACGATCCTGTTCCCGATCTTCAGCTTCTTCTCGGGCGTGCCCTTGATCGGATGGGCGAAGCCAGTCCCGGTGAATCCTCTCCATCTGCGCGAGACGCGAAAACATCACATCCTGGTCTCGCTGGCCGGTCCGGGGAGCAATCTGCTTTTGGCCGGCATCTTCCTCGGGCTCATCCTGCTGCTCAGCTTGAATTGGGAGGCGACGGCGCGCAGCCTGGGGGGGATGTTCATCCCTTTGGGGAAGATGCTCCTCATCGGCCTGATGCTGAATGTCGCGTTGGCCGTTTTCAACCTCATTCCGATCCCGCCGCTCGACGGGCACTGGGTTCTCTACCATCTGCTGCCGGAACATGCGGCTGATGTGTTCGATCAGATCCGCCCGCTGGGCATCTTCCTGCTCTACGGCTTGATGCTCCTGGGCGTCTTGCGACTGGTCTTCGCCCCTGTCTTCTGGCTGATCGTGAACATCCGGCCGGTGACCGAACTCTATCTCCTCGTCCGATGA